In the genome of Primulina eburnea isolate SZY01 chromosome 13, ASM2296580v1, whole genome shotgun sequence, the window TCAATTTTCATTCTTCGCTCATCAATCATCCCTTCAAGTTTCATTCCAACTTTCCTACGTCTTTCAATGCTTTGGCTTGTCTAGAGGTCTTTTAGGAGGGGGGGGTGAGAGGAGGTTTGAATTGTCGGGTTACGGGAAAGATCTTTTCAAAGGATTACAGGAGGTAAGGACAGGGGGACAAGCGACGGATAGATTGGCAGTTTGTGATGTTGGCTTATGTGGGGCGGAGGAGAGGGGTccaacaaactctttgaaaagAGAGTTGAACAGATTGAAGTGTGGTATCAATTATGAGAGAGGTTCATCCTCTAAGGGGCCTCGCATTTCTTTATGAAAATTTTCTCATGGAATATAAGGGGTGGAGGGAAGTCGAGGAGAAGAGAATTGGTTCGTAGGATGATACGTAAGGAAAATCCCGATATTGTGGTACTTCAGGAAACTAAAAAACAGATTGTCGACAGGTGGTTTGTGACGAGTATGTGGAAATCCAGATTTGTTGATTGGGTTAGTCTTCCGTCGGATGGGCGTTCGGGAGGTATCCTTGTCATGTGGGATCCAAGGGTGGTGGTGGTCGGTAGTAATTTGATAGGCGAATTTTCAGTGTCAGTTGAAATAAAGCAAAACAATGATGTCAGGTGGTGGTTCACAGCAATTTATGGGCCAGTCAAACCGGGAGAGAGGGAAAAATTTTGGGATGAATTGGCTGGGTTGAGTTCTATTTGCGGGGATAAGTGGTGCTTAGGGGGAGACTTCAATGTCGTCAGAAACACGGGAGAAAAGATGAATAGCACTTCAAACACTACTAGCATGCTCTGTTTTGATATGTTGATAGGTGAGTTGGGCCTTTATGATCCTCCTCTCTTGAATGCTCAATACACGTGGTCAAACTTCAGGGACGAACCGATTTGTTGCCGGTTAGACAGATTCTTATTTTCGATTGGATGGGGGGACTTTTTTCCAAATTTCAGACAAAATGTATTACCAAGGATTACTTCGGATCATTTTCCACTGGTACTTGACACCACGAAGGTAAAATGGGGACCAACACCGTTCAGATTCGAAAATGCTTGGTTGTCAAATCATATATTTAAAGATTTGGTCCGGACGTGGTGGGTTGAGGGGGAGGAACAAGGGTGGGAGGGTTACAAGTTTATGAGAAAACTCAAAAGATTGAAAGCTAATATCATAATCTGGAACAAAGAAGTTTTTGGCAATGTGGGTGTTAGATTGGAGGAGTTGAAGCTTAGGGTTAAGCTTTTGGACGAGCTGGAAGCCGAGGGACGATGGACTGAAGTTTTAAATTCAGAAAGAAGAGACGTGAAATGTGAGTTGGCAACTTTGAATTTTAATAAGTGGCAGTTGGATAGTCAGAAAGCGAAAGTGAAGTGGTTGAGGGAAGGTGATCAAAACTCTAGGTTCTTTCATTCATTGTTGAGCAACAGAAGAAATAAGTCCATTATAGACAAGATGGAGTTGGAAGATGGTACAGTGGTCACGGGGGAGAGAGAGATCGAGGAAAACATTGTCAGTTTCTATAAGCATTTGTATAGGAAATCGGAAGGGGAAGGTGGCGGGTTGGAGGATATGGAGTGGTGCCCCTTGGATAGCAGTGCAAGAGATGAACTGGAAGTTTCCTTTACCGAGGAAGAAATTAAAAAAGCAGTGTTTCACAGTGAAGGGTCGAAAGCGCCGGGTCCGGATGGTTTCACTTTAGCATTTTTCCAAAAGAATTGGGTTACAGTTAAGGAAGACTTAGTTAAGGTGTTGGCTGAATTCCATGGTGGGGGAGTGGTGAACGGCATCACTAATGAAACTTACATCTGCCTTATTCCCAAGAAACAAGACGCGGTTAAGATCACTGACTTCAGACCTATCAGTCTGACGACGAGTTTGTACAAAATCATTGCGAAAGTATTGGCTAACAGACTTCAAAGGGTGATGAGCTTCACAATAGCAAACAATCAATGTGCTTTTATCAAGGGAAGACAGATTTTGGATTGTTGTCTTGTTGCAAATGAAGTGGTCGAAGATTAccgaaagaagaaaaaaaagggGTGGGTGCTGAAAGTTGATTTGGAAAAGGCGTATGACAATGTTGATTGGAGATTTCTGGATTTTGTGTTGGAGAAAAAAGGATTCGGATTAAGATGGAGAAGGTGGATAAGAGGGTGTGTGTCTAACATATCGTTCTCGATTTTTATTAACGGTAAACCGAGGGGGAAATTTAGAGGGGAACGAGGACTTCGTCAAGGAGATCCTCTGTCCCTTTTTCTTTTTAACTTGGTCATCGATGCACTGGGTAGGATGGTTGACAGAGCTAAGGCTTTGAATGAAGTAAGAGGTTTGGTGGTCGGGAGGGGTAGTGTGGAAGTCTCGCACATTCAATTTGCCGATGACACGTTGTTCTTAGTTCAAAAGGAAACTCATGTGCGGAGACTTGTGGAAATAATCAATTTGTTTGGATTGAAATCGGGTTTGAAGAtcaattttaataagagtgTAGTCCTGGGGATCTGTTGTGAGGAAGAGGAAGTGCTTTCTTTGGCCCAGACAATTGGGTGCAAAAAAGATGACTGGCCGATTAAGTATCTAGGGCTACCTTTGGGAGGAAAACCGATGGCTATTGATTTTTGGGAGCCGGTCCTTACTAAGATGTCCAAAAAATTGTCAAGCTGGAAGAAATCGTACTTATCTAGAGGTGGACGATTGACCCTCATAAAAGCTGTGTTAGGCGCTATGCCTTCTTTTTACATGTCTCTCTTTAAAGTGCCAACAAAAGTAGCGAAAATAATGGAAAAAATTATGAGAGAATTCTTGTGGGATGGAACGGACGGGGAAAAGAGATGTCACGTCGTGGGTTGGGAAATGGTTTGCAGACCGAAGGATAGGGGAGGGCTTGGAGTGGGGAATATTGGTTTGAGAAACAAAGCGTTGTTAGGGAAATAAGTGTTATTCAAAGCATTTACGGTTTTCAAGAAAATGGATGGGACTTGGGATTGGCTAGGAACACGACTTCTCGTAGCCCTTGGAAAGGTATTTCTCGTTCTTTCCCGGCAATTCAGCGGCTGAGTGGGTTGGTGTTGAGAGGGGGGAACTCCATTAGGTTTTGGGAGGATGTTTGGGGGGGGGAGAGGAACCTTGTTTCAAAGTGAGATTTCCTTCTTTGTTTTCGATTTGTACAGTCATCAATAAACCTATTCGTAATTTTTATGAGGTCTTCGAGTCGGGTGAGAGTCGTAACTATCGCTGGGACGTGCGTTTTAGGAGACACCTTAGTGACAGAGAGTTGGGGGAGTTTGGGAATTTGTTGGGAGTACTTCATTCGGTCAGGATCGAGTTGAATTCGGAGGATAGGAGGGTTTGGTTGGGTGACTCTTCGGGTCGGTTCTCGGTCAGTTCTTTTTACGAGTCTTTCTTCCCTTTTAATTTATTTCCTGCATTTCACCCTCATAATCAAATATGGAAAGTGCCTGTCCCACATAAGATTCAAGTTTTCTCGTGGATCGTCGCTCTGGGCAAGTTACAGACCTCGGATTCAGTGCAAAGAAGATGGCCATCTTGTGCTTTGAGGCCACAGTGGTGCTGCTTATGTCACGACCATGAAGAGGATCAGGATCATTTACTGGTGCACTGTGTGTTCTCAAGAAGTATTTGGATAAAGGTGTTGCAAGAGTTCGGATTAATTTGGATTTTTCCAAAGAGGGCCAAAGACATGTTTATCATAGATCCGGGATTTGGAAATGATCCAGTCGTCAATACTTTCTGGTATACGGTAGTTCATTACACATTCTGGACTATATGGCTTGAGAGAAATAACAGAATCTTCAATGACTTAGCAACCTCGGAGGACAGAGTGTGGGATTTGTTGAAATTCAGGGTGGCGCAGTCAATCAGAATTATCAGAGGCCTAGGTCATTTAGCTATTTCAGATGTGGTTAGGGATTGGAAGTTCGTAATGTTGTAATTTTATTTTGGTCGTTTTTATTTTTCAGCTGTTTTATGGCGGAAAACTCTTTCGCTTATTTTGTATCAGACTATTTTACAGATTCTATATATTATTAgtttcctatcaaaaaaaaaaaaaaattatcttgcAGCAGCAACCATAACTATGAAAAGACCATAAACTCCATTGAACACCAAAACAGCATACCATTGATAGTAGGCCAGGTCCAGTGTGCTTTGCGATAAAATTTTCGTCATCAAGCTTACTTCCATAAATAGATATACATCCACTACCATCACCCTGCCAAGGAAGCTTATATAAGACAATAACATACTGACTAAAAAATGCAGTTCATGATAGTGATATGATTATTCTAATGGCATACTAAATAAAGTTGAATATTTAAGACATTATCTGCCAACTCAAGTAAATGATCTTCAGGTCACTAAAGTTGTCCAATCTAATGGATACGATGTGATGATTGAAATGAAATATTTGACTAGCCATTGATTAACAGGTAGAACCTAGAGTTAGGAAAGAGGATGTCTCACATACCTGGGTCCCTTCTGAACACACGGGATAGCAACTAATTTCTAGTCAAATAATTCCATTACAAACAACACGACAGACAGTTCTTAACATTCTAAATATAGAAATTAAGAGAAGAGTATGCTGCACACATGGGTTCCTCGGGACATCAGATATTCTTCTAAAAAAATTCTTCATAAATAAGCCCTTTATAATGCAGTACTTCTTTCACCACAAAAGACAAACACGATGAAGTAAGGGAGAAAGGAGAGGATTTGTGAGAAACCTTCAAAAAATCACCAGCTTGTATCATAAAATCCTTAATCACTCTGTGGAACTGGCAACCTTTATAACCCACAGGTAGTCCAGCTTTCCTATAAGTTCAAAGCAACAAAAGATATAAGCCAACAAGTTTTCAGTATCAAATAGAAGATTGGTTTAAAATGATGAAGACCAGTGCAAAAGCAACATCAGGGAACGGTTTTCTTCATACCAAACATGTATGGCCAAAAGTAATTAACTATAGGCATGGTTTGTGAGCATGTGAGCTCTAATTAATCACATGATCAATATATAGATGAACAAGTCAGTGCTTTACGTCCAAAAGGGAACACTGATCACATAGCAGTTACATCACATGGAGGGACCAAGGTGCGTTTAGTACTTTAATCCATATACTTTACACTTGCGTAAAGAAAACTGATGGTTTTAAGTACTGAAGACCTATTCTAGACATGGGAGCCTCCTGATAGCTCTTACATAAGAGTTACACATATCGATAATTTCAACTTTTAACCATATTCTCGGACATGAATTAGTTCCTGGTAGAGCAATAATACAGTTCTTAGATGTGTGATATGTTAAATGCAATGGCAAACAACATCCCACAAGGGCAAGCAGCATAAATAATAAAGGAAGATAAAATCCAGATAAAAAGAGCTACAAACACACAGAAATAAGAATATGGACTTAGAGAATTATAAACCTGTACTCTCCTGTGCAGAACTGCCTGGAAAAAAGAACAAAAAACACAGATGTCAGAAGGTAGAAGTACACCATTTAAGGAGACAACAATAGCAATGGGCAAAAAGAAAACAAGAATTTTAGACTACGTCAGGTAATTTTTCAAACCGATTTAAGCCAACTATCTGGCAAAAAAATGATAGGATCAATGAGATTTTATCTCAAGGAGAACTACAAAGTTTTATTTAGGAGGAAAACTATAAGGTTGGATCAAAAAAGTTATGTGATGAGGAAATAGGTGGAAGAACCACATCAATACataaaaaatcaacaaaatatCATATTCATAATTGAATTTCAATTCCAAGTGAATAAAAATATGACGTGGCAACACAAATATGTTCAAGTAGTTTGAATTCTTTTTTCCCTCTAATTTCATTAAGCATATCCAATAACCATCTTATtactcatatttataaaaagtTGCAATTGACAGGCCTTTTGACTCCCTAAGTGTGACAATCAACTACCCTTATTTTTTCAATCACTAAcgacattaaaataaatttaagaatATAGTCTACCCAGCTACCAATAAGCATttgtaaataaaaaaacaacaaatttcattcatagaATCCTCCAGAACAGATCGAAGCACAGCGCAGAACATATTTTCGGCGTCACGAGTAATGAAATCTTCTGGAAGTAGTAATTTCCTAGAGTTATCTATATTTTTAGCCTAAAGTAAGTACACTAGCATTTTATTGGGGGTATGACGACGCTACCGGAAATTTTCTGCTGTTTTGGGGACGATATCAGCAAAGAGCTCCATCTTGATTCGGCCAGCTGGGATGTTTCCGATGGTGACATCGAAGAAGACTACGGGATTTTTAGGGTTTGGCGGCCTCTGATGCCACTCCACCGCCGCTCCTCCTCCGCCGACCGCTCCGGACGCCATCTTCGTGGTTCAAAATTTTACTAAGGGCTCAAATTCACATGTTGAGAGATTCCCAGTATTATTTACCTTTGCgttattattttatgttttttaaaaataaataaatagtttaaaaaatataaaatattttattataactCACAAGTTAGATGAAATGAAAGTTCAAAACTGAGTAAATAATTGGAATATTGGTTTTGCTCCCGTTATTCGGAGGTTCGAATCCTTCCGACCCATAGAATTTTTATGTGATTATTATATAGTTGGAAACGACCGCTAATATCTCGTAGGACGATGAGcaaaaaaagaaatatttaaaagataaataaataatttataaaaatcaaactTCTTTTATGTTCTTGGAATACTAAACCTTTCTtcaatgatttttaaaatttggggtACAAACCTTGTGATTAATAGTATGTTATATATTGTTCAAGAAATAGTGTAAAAGAAAAATCATTTAAGATGAAGAACATAAATAAATTAGAAAAATCGAttggataaataaataaatataaaactatttttttttttgacaaaaaaactTGTAATCTTTATTGATGATGATCCCGCATTACAAGTTGGTCCACCCATAGGGGAGAATTCCCAGGCACCCATTCGAATGGTGCAGGGGAAGAAATTGCAAATTTAGATAAAAAATGAGCCACCTCATTGGATGATCTCCTAACATGCAATAGTGTAGCATTAGTAAAATCAAGACACGAACATCGTATCTCTTGAGCACAAGACCCGACGTAACTCAAATCACTTGTTGGTGACGTGACTGCTTGCACGGCCAGAAGTGAGTCAGAGCAGATACAAATATCATGGAATCCTTTCTCTTTGGCAAGACGTAAGCCTTCTATTATCGCAAACAGTTCTCCCATGACGACTGTGTCTGGTTTAGGAATAGCAAGTCCAAACGCGATCACCATAGTACCATCATTGCCTCGGATCACTCCACCCAGCCCACAAACGTTGGCTGCTGTATTGAAGCTCGCATCCACGTCAATTCTTACTGTTCCTTCTAGCGGGGGTTGCCATGTCTCCTGCGAGGTAGTCGCTGAATGGTGTTGGTTTATTGAGAGGTCTCGGACTGCCGCTCGATAGTCTTCCAGCAAGACTGAAGCATTAGTACGAGGCGGTTGTAGCTCTTGTTTCTCCTGATCATGTAAGAACGTACACCTGACACTCCATATCAGCCATGCTTGACACATAAATTCCTCACAGTCAGCCTTACTCAAGTGATTCATCGCCCAGAAACATATGTCTTGGATAGCACTGCACCCAGTCCGCTTCAAGTTTGTCCAAACGGGGTTCCCTTTCCAGAAACCTCTCACCATCGGGCAGGATATAATTGCATGGCTAGTGGAATCCTCTTGATTCATGCAAAGTGGGCACCACCCGGAGACTGGCACATGATGCCTCCTCAGATTTTGTTCGGCAGGGATGATGTTATGAAAAACCCTCCACCAAAAAACACGAATCTTCGGGGGAATAGACAAGGACCAAATGAATCTCCACCAGCTTTCCATAGTCGAGGCATCCGATTGGTGTTCAGGAGGGTTGTGAAGGCCAATCCCGATTCTATACCCGCTTTTCACAGAATAGTGTCCTTTTGGTTCAAATTTCCAGTATCTCGTGTTTTCCTGGCCATGTCGTGAGAGTGGAATTGTGAGGATCCCATTCGCTATGTAGCTTGGGCATGTATTGCTTATGATAGTTGTATTCCACTGGTGGTTATTAATCCAAGCACTTACACATGACCCTTCCGGTAAACTTATTCCATGTGATTCAAGAGTGGAGTTGATTGAGGGTATCCATTTTTCCCGCAAGATATCAATAGTAGACCCATCCCCAATTCTCCAATACAGGCACATGTCTAATAGTTCCCTACTCCAACAGATAGATCGCCAGATGTACGATGGATTGCTCCCGATTGGTGCTTTCATGATATCAGAGTGTTTAAAATATCGGGCTTTAAGGACCTTCGCTACTAATGACTCTGGATTTTGAATAATGCGCCACACTTGTTTGGCCAAAAGAGCTTTGTTAAATATTTCCAACTTCCTGAAGCCCATCCCACCTTTGCACTTAGGTTTGCATAAGAAATCCCAGGTGGTCCAATGCATACGCCTGTTCTCCTTCCCAGAACCCCACCAGAAATTGGCACACTCTTTCTCGATTGCTGCACAGGTCGATCTCGGTAACCGAAAGCACGACATAGCATAAGTAGGCACTGCTTGTAATACAGATTTAATAAGAATTTCTTTTCCGCCTGTAGAGAAGAATTTGCTACCCCAGCCTTTAACCCTTCGTGATACACCCTCCACAAGGTAACTGAACTGCACTTTTTTGTTACGAAGAGAAAAAGTTGGCAGACCCAGATACACCTCGTGCCCTTGTACTACCGGGATCGACAAAGAACATTTAATTCTGTCCACTAGCACTAGAGCAGGCTCGGTGTTCGGAGTAAATGATAGAGCCGACTTCTCAAAATTAATCACCTGTCCAGACGCTAGTTCGTATGCTTTTAGGCACTCCTTCACTCCAGCACAGTCTGCTTCCGTAGCACGAAAGAAGACTAAGCTATCATCCGCAAAGAATAAGTGAGTCAAGATTGGACATGTAGAAGCAATTCGGACTCCATGTATAGATCCCATAGCTGCATGCGTGGATATTAAGGCCGATAACCCATGTGCACATAAAGTGAAAAGGTACGGCGAAAGAGGATCGCCCTGGCGAATGCCTCTGCTAGGTTTCAGGCTGCCTGACACTTCCTGGTTGAGCGAGAAAGAGTAGTTTACACTTGCTACACAcctcatcaccttcctgatccaAACTCTACTGAACCCCAATTTAGACATTATTGCATCGAGAAAACTCCACTCCACACGATCATAGGCTTTACTCATGTCCAATTTTAGGGCCGCATATCCATGTTTACCTTTTTTTCGGGCTCGAATCCAGTGGATAGCTTCAAAACCAAGAATGACGTTATCTGTGATTAGGCGTCCTGGAATAAAAGCACTCTGAGTATCATCAATAATATGCTTCATCATCGGTCGTAGTCGATTGGTAAGGGCTCGAGCGACTATTTTGTAACATATATTGCAAAGGCTTATTGGCCGAAATTCCTTTACCATCATTGGATTACTGACCTTCGGGATAAGAGTGATTACAGTATTGTTCCAGCTTGCCAAGGATTCACCTTCGTTTAATATTTTCAGAGCTGCCGTAGTAACATCCACCCCAATTATATGCCAATACTTCTGGTAAAAGAGAGCAGACAGACCATCTGGCCCAGGAGCTTTATCGGGGCTCATATCAAACAGAGCTGTTTTAATTTCTAGAGCGGAGAACGGCGCACATAGAATATTGTTCATAGCACTAGAAATCTTTGGTTCAATACAGTCAAGCACAGGTTTCATGAAATCTTGGCATGGAGCAGTTGAAGTAAATAAGCTGGCAAAATAATCAGAGATGATAGTAGCCATACCTCCAGGATCCTGGACATATTCGCCATGGCTGGATATTAGACCATTGATGGTATTCTGTGCTTTACGTATAGTAGCCGTCCTGTGGAAGTATTTAGTATTTTTGTCCCCCGAGGCTAGCCAATCGGCACGACTACGCTGTCGCCAGAACAGTTCTTCCTGGGAGCTTAGCTTTTCTATTTCCTCTTCAAGGCTCCTGACATTGTCTATCTCATGCTGCCATCGCTCGTGAGTTCTAAGGGCAGCTAGCTGCTCGCGTTTACATTGGATTTGCCTTGGAATAAACCTGAATCGATTATGAGCCCACTGACGTAGGCGACTAATACAGGACCGAATTCTGAAGTTAAGGTCCACATTTGCGCCCGGTTGCTGCCATCCCTCGGATATTATAGCTTCACACTCGCGATCCCTGGTCCACATAGGCTCAAAACGGAAGGGACGTTGGCCAGATCTGGCACCCTTCTGAGTCAAAACCCCACTGCCAAGTTCCATAAGTAATGGGCGGTGATCAGAATGGTAATAATCCAGAGCTGTGCACTTTGAGGTGGGATATAGCATGCGCCAACCAAACGTGCTAACAAATCGATCAAGTCTCTCAAATATCAAGTCACCCATACGGCGGCGATTGACCCAAGTGAATACATCACCCTCACTGTGTAGGCTTTGCAGATTACACTCATCCAGAACTCCACTAAAAGCTTCCATCTGAGCAGCCGGACGTCTATTCCCCCCTAGCTTCTCACTATCAAAACAAACTTCATTAAAGTCTCCTCCAATGATCCAAGGAAACTCACAGAGTTCATGCATGCCATTTAACCTTCTGATCAAATCCCAAGATGCGTGGCGTAAGCTTGTGTCAGGATGCCCATAAAAGCCCGTAAACCTCCATTGCTTGTCTCCATGGCTCACAAGGCAATCCATATGTCCCAACGAGAATGATTTAATGGTTATATCTAGTGGGTCTTTCCACAGCAAGCACAGACCACCACTCCGACCCCGACTATTCACTACAAAACATCCTTTGTAACCCAAAGTAGACATCCAAAGACCCTTGTTAATATCTCTCTTCCTTGTTTCACACAAAAATAAGAGAGCGGGATTCTTTTCGGCAATTAGCCGTTTTAATTCACGGAATGCCCGTTGGTTCCCAAACCCCCGGACATTCCAAACGATGCAACTCATTGATGTTGGCGGGGTTGCGAAGCAACCGCCGCCATAATTGTATCGAAGGTACTAGGGCTTTCCAGGAGCTGTTTCTTACTGTCTCGGGCTGCATCATGAGCTAATACATCATTATCAGTTGGAATTGGCCGTTTCTGACCCCGAGCCACCAACGTGCTTTGCGCCTCCCCATCTTTTTATATTGGGCTTGTTGCGAGCTCTACGTTTCCACTTCATAGGACTGTGTCTATCAAGTTTATCCTTCTCTTTATTCGGAATAGCAGGAACCATCTCGGTCGAAACATGCGCCAACTCAATTGACTTATTGCTGAATTCATCCAGATTCACAAGCACATTATGGTCTGCTCCCAGATATGGTGTCACTGTGATCGGTCGAGGGGATTCTGCCTCTGCCTGCTCTTCTGGGTTGTTGGCTTGATACTTATCATTGTGCGTTGTGTCAAAAGAGGCCTTGGCTTGTTTGTTTGGTGATGCTCGCCCTTTCATTTTGCTAGGCGCACGCATCCATGCTCCATATTCCATGGACGTATTCTCACCCAGACTCACCTCACAAGTCCGAAACGAGTGTCCGATGATTCCACACCGGTAACAGAAGTCCGGCAGCCGTTCATAACTAACGAGAACAATGTTATCCTTATGATCCATACCTGTGCTAACTCGAATAAACTTTTTCAGCGGTTTTGTAATGTTTATCCGAACTCGTATCCTGGCAAATTGTCCCAAACACGAGCCATTCAATCCCTCGTCAACCTCCTCGACCACTCCAATATGGGAGCCAATCTTCGCAAGTGTATTCTTGTTTAGGAACGCAAGGGGCACGTTATGGCATTGGGCCCAT includes:
- the LOC140809951 gene encoding peptidyl-prolyl cis-trans isomerase CYP22; its protein translation is MASGAVGGGGAAVEWHQRPPNPKNPVVFFDVTIGNIPAGRIKMELFADIVPKTAENFRQFCTGEYRKAGLPVGYKGCQFHRVIKDFMIQAGDFLKGDGSGCISIYGSKLDDENFIAKHTGPGLLSMANSGPNSNGCQFFITCAKCDWLDNKHVVFGRVLGDGLLTVRKIENVATGANNRPKLACVIAESGEM